The following proteins are co-located in the Pseudomonas antarctica genome:
- the yacG gene encoding DNA gyrase inhibitor YacG, whose protein sequence is MSQPLTVECPTCGAPVEWTATNPNRPFCSDRCKLIDLGAWASEEHKIPVSPDAEDELFSEDLPLRH, encoded by the coding sequence ATGAGCCAACCCCTGACCGTCGAATGCCCAACCTGCGGTGCCCCCGTAGAATGGACAGCGACCAACCCCAACCGGCCGTTCTGCTCGGACCGTTGCAAACTTATCGACCTCGGTGCCTGGGCGTCGGAAGAACACAAGATTCCGGTCAGCCCGGATGCAGAGGACGAACTGTTCTCCGAAGATCTGCCGCTGCGCCATTAA
- the coaE gene encoding dephospho-CoA kinase (Dephospho-CoA kinase (CoaE) performs the final step in coenzyme A biosynthesis.): MTTSVATPWILGLTGGIGSGKSAAAQHFIDLGIDSVDADHAARWVVEPGRPALARIAEHFGAGVLLPDGQLDRAALRKLIFESPEERRWLEALLHPLIGEEIRSHLARARSPYAILVSPLLIESGQYSMTQRILVIDVPQSLQIQRTLQRDGISEHQVQAILKAQSSREDRLNHADDVLVNDQDLAWLHSEVERLHHFYLTLRGGRS; encoded by the coding sequence ATGACCACTTCTGTCGCAACACCCTGGATTCTTGGCCTTACTGGCGGTATCGGCAGCGGCAAAAGCGCAGCCGCCCAGCACTTTATCGACCTGGGCATTGATTCGGTCGACGCCGACCATGCCGCACGCTGGGTGGTCGAGCCCGGCCGGCCGGCACTGGCGCGGATCGCCGAGCATTTCGGTGCCGGCGTGCTTCTGCCCGACGGCCAACTCGACCGCGCCGCGTTGCGTAAGCTGATCTTTGAATCACCTGAGGAGCGCCGCTGGCTGGAAGCCTTGCTGCACCCGTTGATTGGCGAGGAGATTCGCAGCCATCTGGCGCGCGCGCGTTCGCCTTACGCGATTCTGGTGTCGCCGCTGCTGATCGAGTCCGGCCAGTACAGCATGACCCAGCGCATCCTGGTGATAGACGTGCCGCAATCACTGCAGATTCAGCGTACCCTGCAGCGCGACGGCATCAGCGAACATCAGGTGCAGGCGATCCTCAAGGCCCAGTCCAGCCGCGAAGACCGCCTGAACCATGCCGATGACGTGCTGGTCAATGACCAGGACCTCGCCTGGCTGCACAGCGAGGTCGAGCGACTGCACCACTTTTACCTTACTTTGCGTGGAGGCCGATCATGA